A genomic region of Melopsittacus undulatus isolate bMelUnd1 chromosome 5, bMelUnd1.mat.Z, whole genome shotgun sequence contains the following coding sequences:
- the PRDM8 gene encoding PR domain zinc finger protein 8, whose amino-acid sequence MEDAGVQRGIWDGDAKTVQQCLTDIFTSVYTTCDIPENAIFGPCVLSHTSLYDSIAFIALKSTDKRTVPYIFRVDTSAANGSSEGLMWLRLVQSAREREEQNLEAYIKSGQLFYRSLRRIAKDEELLVWYGKELTELLLLSPARAPARSNGSPPFACPECNQRFQFELPFAAHLRFRCPKRLHGPDTTSPAAEGPGSKDSAGKEPEAGKYCKPGGPLHHPFPGADGGGAAASIKPSTDFHNLARELENSRSGHGGSPGRPAPPEGGPETAAGKGKRRYPEEEERGSGTAARGRFPAERPGLPSAPKEEPVCAPQQQYRAAGSYCGLEEGGRLFAPPSPETGEAKRSAFVEVKKAARGPEPDGGASEEVQERASPSAPGAGGSDPGLCPRSGPGVPLSARLEGGSPARGSAFTTVTQLGGTGPGGGAEERKSAFSQPARSFPHVPPLVLGQKLGGLGEPCPDGAAAPTRLYAAEALAVKLPGGGEAAGGGGGGGGGGGGGGLPKQSPFLYTTAFWPKSSAAAAVAAAAAGPLQLQLPSALTLLPPSFTSLCLPAQNWCAKCNASFRMTSDLVYHMRSHHKKEYALEPLVKRRREEKLKCPICNESFRERHHLSRHMTSHN is encoded by the exons ATGGAGGACGCCGGCGTCCAGAGGGGAATATGGGACGGGGACGCCAAGACGGTCCAGCAGTGCTTGACTGACATTTTCACCAGCGTTTACACCACCTGCGACATCCCGGAAAATGCCATTTTCGGCCCCTGCGTCCTGAGCCACACATCGCTATACGACAGCATTGCCTTCATCGCCCTCAAGTCCACCGACAAGCGCACCGTCCCCTACATATTCCGG GTGGACACGTCTGCGGCAAACGGCTCGTCGGAGGGGCTGATGTGGCTGCGGCTGGTGCAGTCGGCGCGGGAGCGGGAGGAACAGAACCTGGAGGCCTACATCAAGAGCGGGCAGCTCTTCTACCGGTCTCTGCGCCGCATCGCTAAGGACGAGGAGCTGCTGGTGTGGTACGGCAAAGAGCTCACCGAGCTGCTTCTGCTCAGCCCCGCACGGGCTCCTGCCCGCAGCAACG gatcgcCGCCTTTCGCCTGCCCCGAGTGCAACCAGCGTTTCCAGTTCGAGCTGCCCTTCGCCGCCCATCTCCGGTTCCGCTGCCCCAAGAGGCTGCATGGCCCAGATACCACTAGCCCCGCAGCCGAGGGTCCCGGCAGCAAGGACAGCGCCGGCAAGGAGCCGGAGGCCGGCAAGTACTGCAAGCCCGGCGGGCCGCTCCACCACCCCTTCCCTGGGGCCGACGGCGGCGGGGCCGCCGCCAGCATCAAGCCCTCCACGGACTTCCACAACCTCGCGCGGGAGCTGGAGAACTCCCGCAGCGGCCACGGCGGGTCCCCAGGGAGGCCGGCGCCCCCCGAGGGCGGCCCCGAGACAGCGGCCGGGAAAGGCAAGCGACGATACCCCGAGGAGGAGGAGCGGGGCTCCGGGACGGCCGCGCGGGGCCGTTTCCCGGCGGAGCGTCCCGGGCTGCCGTCGGCGCCCAAGGAGGAGCCCGTATGCGCCCCGCAGCAGCAGTATCGTGCAGCAGGCTCCTACTGCGGCTTGGAGGAGGGCGGCCGCCTCTTCGCACCGCCCAGCCCGGAGACGGGGGAGGCCAAGCGCAGCGCCTTCGTGGAGGTGAAGAAGGCGGCCCGCGGCCCCGAACCCGACGGCGGCGCCTCCGAGGAGGTCCAGGAGCGCGCTTCCCCCTCTGCGCCGGGTGCGGGCGGCAGCGATCCGGGGCTATGTCCCCGCAGCGGCCCCGGGGTCCCGCTATCCGCTCGTCTAGAAGGGGGCAGCCCGGCTCGGGGCAGCGCCTTCACCACCGTCACGCAGCTCGGGGGAACCGGCCCCGGCGGTGGGGCTGAGGAGCGAAAGAGCGCCTTCTCTCAGCCCGCCCGCTCCTTCCCGCACGTCCCGCCGCTGGTGCTGGGCCAGAAGCTGGGCGGGCTGGGGGAGCCCTGCCCCGACGGCGCCGCCGCTCCCACCCGCCTCTAtgctgctgaggctctggcCGTCAAGCTGCCGGGCGGCGGAGAAGCGGCTGGAGGAGGCGGCGGTGGCGGGGGtggaggcggcggcggggggctGCCCAAACAGAGCCCCTTCCTCTACACCACCGCCTTCTGGCCCAAAAGctcggcggcggcggcggtggcggcggcggcggcagggccgctgcagctgcagctgccgTCGGCGCTGACGCTGCTGCCGCCGTCGTTCACGTCGCTGTGCCTGCCGGCCCAGAACTGGTGCGCCAAGTGCAACGCGTCCTTCCGCATGACCTCGGACCTGGTGTACCACATGCGCTCCCACCACAAGAAGGAGTATGCGCTGGAGCCCCTAGTCAAGCGGCGCCGCGAGGAGAAGCTCAAGTGTCCCATCTGCAACGAGTCCTTCCGCGAGCGGCACCACCTCTCCCGCCACATGACCTCCCATAACTAG
- the FGF5 gene encoding fibroblast growth factor 5 — protein MSPSFLFLFLLLLALPACARRERVPGVAQPGAPAPSSFSSSSSSSSSATAAAGQSRFPRSRPGRRRGRLYCRVGIGFHLQLHPDGRVDGAHDASPLSILEIFAVSQGIVGIRGVFSNKFLAMSKKGKLHASARFTVDCQFRERFQENSYNTYASAVHRSPHSGRQWYVALNKRGKAKRGCSPRARPQHVSTHFLPRFWQPQLPELAFTVTLPEKKLPPSKPKVAPSPPRKNPEPIKYRLKFRFG, from the exons ATGAGCCcgtccttcctcttccttttcctcctcctcctcgccctGCCCGCCTGTGCCCGGCGGGAGCGGGTACCCGGTGTGGCTCAGCCGGGCGCCCCCGCGCCttcatctttttcctcttcctcctcctcctcttcctcggCGACAGCTGCGGCAGGTCAGAGCCGCTTCCCGCGGAGCCGCCCCGGGCGGCGGCGAGGCCGGTTGTATTGCCGGGTGGGCATCGGCTTCCACCTCCAGCTACACCCCGATGGACGGGTGGACGGCGCCCACGACGCAAGCCCGCTCA gtattttggaaatatttgcTGTGTCTCAGGGGATTGTAGGAATACGAGGAGTTTTCAGCAACAAATTTTTAGCGAtgtcaaaaaaaggaaaactccaTGCAAGT GCCCGGTTCACAGTGGACTGCCAGTTTCGGGAGCGCTTCCAGGAGAATAGCTACAACACGTATGCCTCAGCTGTGCACCGCAGCCCGCACTCGGGGCGACAGTGGTATGTGGCCCTCAACAAGAGGGGCAAAGCCAAGCGTGGCTGCAGCCCCCGTGCCCGGCCCCAGCATGTCTCCACACACTTCCTACCCCGCTTctggcagccccagctcccagagctcGCCTTCACCGTCACCCTCCCTGAGAAAAAGCTCCCTCCATCGAAACCAAAGGTTGCCCCATCCCCACCTCGGAAAAACCCTGAACCCATCAAGTACCGGCTGAAGTTCCGTTTTGGATAG